One part of the Neoarius graeffei isolate fNeoGra1 chromosome 2, fNeoGra1.pri, whole genome shotgun sequence genome encodes these proteins:
- the esrrgb gene encoding estrogen-related receptor gamma b — protein sequence MDLVELYQPDFLDMMPIDGHCPAFIKAEPASPASLMQHSPEGSSSDSYGSVTRHDHGGVASLGSYHSSGAGLRPSSVPELQVKNEFEVSSGPKRLCLVCGDVASGFHYGVASCEACKAFFKRTIQGSIEYTCPVSSKCEITKRRRKSCQACRFTKCISVGMLREGVRLDRVRGGRQKYKRTIDSESNSYLNMQLPQTHKKTCSESYNTENKVVSHLLGAEPEKVYAMPDPALPDDDIKALTTLCDLADRELVLNIGWAKHLPGFSSLSLPDQMRLLQSAWMEILILRVVFRSLDAEDSLVFAEDYVMDSEQAKRTGLLELHASILQLVRKYRTMGLEREELVTLKAIALANSDSMHIEDTEAVQRLQDCVHEALQDYERCRHSDDPRRAGKLIMTLPLLRQTSAKAVQYFCSIKQDGRVPMHKLFLELLEANTQPSP from the exons CTTCCTGGATATGATGCCCATCGATGGACATTGTCCCGCCTTCATCAAAGCCGAGCCAGCGAGCCCTGCCTCCCTGATGCAGCACAGTCCGGAAGGATCGTCGTCGGACAGCTACGGCTCCGTAACAAGGCACGATCATGGGGGGGTGGCCTCGCTAGGTTCATATCATAGCTCAGGGGCGGGACTTAGGCCCAGTTCGGTTCCTGAGCTGCAGGTGAAGAATGAGTTTGAAGTGAGTTCGGGGCCCAAGCGCCTGTGTTTGGTGTGCGGAGACGTCGCGTCCGGGTTTCATTACGGTGTGGCGTCCTGCGAGGCCTGTAAAGCCTTCTTCAAACGCACTATTCAAG GCAGTATTGAATACACGTGTCCAGTGAGCAGCAAGTGTGAGATTACTAAAAGGAGGAGGAAGTCCTGCCAGGCCTGTCGCTTCACCAAGTGCATCTCAGTGGGCATGctgagagagg gtgtgcGTCTAGACAGAGTCCGAGGAGGCCGTCAGAAATACAAACGCACCATAGACTCAGAAAGCAACTCTTACCTCAACATGCAGTTAccacaaacacacaagaaaacatgctcag agtcCTACAACACTGAGAACAAGGTGGTGTCTCACCTGTTGGGGGCGGAGCCAGAGAAGGTGTACGCTatgcctgaccccgccctccctgATGATGACATCAAAGCTTTGACCACGCTGTGTGATCTCGCCGATCGTGAACTGGTGCTTAACATTGGCTGGGCCAAACACcttccag GCTTCTCCAGTCTCTCTCTGCCAGACCAGATGCGTCTCCTGCAGAGTGCGTGGATGGAGATCCTGATCCTGCGTGTGGTCTTCCGTTCGCTGGATGCTGAGGACAGCCTGGTGTTCGCCGAGGACTATGTGATGGACTCCGAGCAGGCGAAGCGAACCGGTTTACTTGAGCTCCATGCATCCATACTGCAACTCGTCAGGAAGTACAGAACCATGGGCCTCGAGAGGGAGGAGTTGGTCACGCTCAAGGCCATTGCGCTCGCCAACTCAG ACTCTATGCATATCGAGGACACTGAGGCAGTTCAGAGGCTGCAGGACTGTGTGCATGAAGCGCTACAGGACTACGAACGGTGTCGCCATAGTGATGACCCGCGGAGGGCGGGCAAACTGATCATGACCCTCCCCCTACTTCGGCAGACCTCGGCCAAGGCCGTGCAGTACTTCTGCAGCATCAAACAGGATGGCCGGGTGCCCATGCACAAACTCTTCCTGGAGCTGCTGGAAGCCAACACTCAGCCCTCGCCCTGA